From Thermostichus vulcanus str. 'Rupite':
CGGTGGATCTCTGTTATGCCGGCAATCCGCTGGTGAATGTGATGGCCTTGGGGTTGATGGAAACGGCTACTGTGGTCAAGTCGGGCGCTCAGGGGGTGGGCAACCCGGTGTTGTACGTTGGTTCTACCACAGGGCGGGACGGGATCCGCGGCGCCAGCTTTGCCAGTGCTGAACTCAGCGAACACTCGCAACAGGACCGACCGGCAGTGCAAGTGGGGGATCCCTTTTTGGGCAAATGCTTGATCGAAGCCTGTTTGGAAGCCTTTCAAACAGGAGCGGTGGTGGCAGCCCAGGATATGGGAGCAGCGGGCATCACCTGTTCCACCTCAGAAATGGCGGCCAAGGGGGGTGTGGGCATCCGCTTCCACTTGGATCAGGTGCCGGTGCGGGAGAGCGGGATGCAGGCTTGGGAGTATTTGCTTTCCGAGTCACAGGAGCGCATGTTGTTTGTGGCACAACAAGGCCGCGAACAGGAGCTAATCGAGATTTTTCACCGTTGGGGCCTGCAGGCCAGCGTGGCTGGGGAAGTTTTGGCGGAACCCGTCGTCGAGATTTGGCATCAGGGATCCCAGGTGGTGAACCTGCCCGCTCGCTCTTTGGCGGAAGATACCCCCCTTTACCCACGCCCAATTCTGTCTGAACCCCCAGACTATGCCCAGGTAGCTTGGCAATGGGATCCCAACACCTTGCCCAGCTGTGATCATCGGGGGATCCGGCTGGGGAGCAAACAGATGGACTGGGGGCAGGTGCTCCTGAAGCTTTTGGCCAGCCCCAACATCGCCAGCAAAGCCTGGGTCTACCGCCAATATGATCACCAAGTGCAGAACAATACCCGGCTCTGGCCCGGCCAGGGGGATGCAGCTGTCATTCGCATCCGTCCACAAGCGTTTGGCCCAGGAGAAGTCCCCCCCCTGCCCAGTTCCCGCAAAGGGGTGGCTGCCACCGTCGATGGCAATGGTCGCTGGGTGTATCTGGATCCCTATGAGGGTGCCAAAGCTGCCGTAGCGGAAGCGGCTCGCAATCTCTCCTGTGTTGGGGCAGAGCCCTTGGCCGTTACTGACAACCTCAACTTTGGTAACCCGGAAAACCCGGTCGTGTACTGGCAACTGGCGCTCGCTTGTCGGGGCATTGCTGAGGCCTGTCGAGCCTTGGGTACACCCGTTACGGGGGGCAATGTTTCTCTCTACAACGAGACCCGGACTGCAGCAGGTTCCCAGGCCATTTACCCCACCCCGGTGATTGGCATGGTGGGCTTGGTTGCGGATCTCAGGTACATCTGTGGACAGGGCTGGCAACAGGCAGGGGATCCGATTTATCTGCTGGGATCCACTGCCCAAACCACGTTGGGGGGGAGCGAATATCTAGCAGTTCTGTACGAGAAGGTAACGGGTCGCCCTGCTGCTGTGGATCTGGAGCTGGAGAAACAGGTGCAGGCTAGCTGTCGATTTGGGATTCGGCAAGGCTGGGTGCGCTCGGCTCACGATTGCAGTGATGGCGGACTGGCGGTGGCCCTGGCGGAGGCTTGCATCAGTGGGGGGCGAGGAGCCACGATCCAGATGCCGAACATCCCCTGCCAGCGCTGGGATCACCTTCTCTTCGGGGAGGGATCCAGTCGCATCCTTGTGGCCATAGATCCTCTCTTTCAAGAGGCTTGGGAAACTTACCTGGACTCTTCACTTCCCGGCGGTTGGCTTCGGCTGGGACAGGTGGGTACTGAAACGGATCCCCTCTCGCTCCACTGGAATGGCGGGGATCCCCTATTCAGCCTGTCTTTGCAGGAGATGCATTCCGCGTTTCAAGGGCTATTCCTCACTCCCGTAGGCCCTTGAATCAAAAGATAAACCGAGACACAAACAAACCCCCCAGTCCAGTTGCAGGGGGGATCCCAGTTCAAAAATCTGAGGGCTGCGAGGGAATCCAGAAGCGGATGACGCGATTCGAACGCGCGACCGTCTCGTTGGCAACGAGAAGCTCTACCACTGAGCTACATCCGCATTAGGTAGTTAAGGCTAGCAATTTCTCAAGAGGCTTGTCAAGAGTGGGTCAAAGGGGAGCAAGACACCGGAACCCATACATACGCAATGCTTACGCGACTGAGAAAGGATGGGCGGTACTGGATTTGAACCAGTGACATCCTGCTTGTAAGGCAGGCGCTCTACCGCTGAGCTAACCGCCCGTGCTAGGGATCCCAGCCCATTGAGTTTAGCATCCGTCGTGAGGTTATTTACCCATACCCAGGCTTTGGGCTTTCTGATAAACCTTGCCCTCCGTGAGCAGGGAGGGGGCAATGCAGATATCCACCTGCTGCATTTCCCTGAGATTGGCTGCACCCAGGGTTGCCATGCTGGTGCGTAGTGCGCCCAGGAGGTTATGGGTGCCATCATCCAGACGGGCGGGGCCACGCAGGATCTCTTCTAGAGTGCCGGTGCATCCCACCTGAATGCGGGTACCACGGGGCAAGACGGGGCTGGGAGTGGCCATTCCCCAGTGAAAACCGCGACCGGGTGCTTCTCTAGCACGGGCCAAGGGGGATCCAATCATCACTGCATCGGCACCACAGGCAATCGCTTTGCAAATATCCCCACCGGTCACCAATCCGCCATCGGCAATCACGGGAACATAGGTACCCGTCTGGGCCAAGAACTGCTCCCGCGCCGCCGCACAATCGGCTACAGCAGTGGCTTGAGGCACCCCTACCCCCAAAACGCCACGGGAAGTACAGGCAGCACCAGGGCCAATCCCTACCAATACCCCTGCTGCTCCCGCTTGCATCAGCTCTAGGGTGACATCGTAGGTCACGCAATTGCCCACCACTACCGGAATGGGCATCGAGTGACAAAACTGGGCCAGATCCAGCAGCTCCATCCCCTCGGGGGCCTTGTGGTGGGTGGATACCACGGTGGCTTGCACAAAAAACAGATCTCCGCCGGCCTCAGCAACCAAGGGGCCATATTGAGCCGCATTGGCGGGCACACTGCTGGCAGCCGCAATTCCGCCACCGGCTTTGATCTGCTGGATGCGCTCTTGAATCAGGTCTGGTTTGACCGGTTCACTGTAGAGGCGCTGCATCAGGGGCACAAATTCGTCTTTGCCCACAGCGGCAATCTTGTCCAACACCTCGTCGGGATCCCTGTAGCGGGTTTGGATCCCGTCTAGGTTCAAGACCCCAAACGCGCCCAGTTCCGAGAGCAGGATGGCCATTTTGACATCCACCACTCCATCCATGGCGCTGGCGATAATCGGGATTTGTCGCTGGATCCCTCCGAGAGTGAAGTGAGTATCCACCAAACTGGGATCCAACGTGCGTCTGCCCGGAGCTAGGGCAATCTCATCCAGCCCATAAGCCCGCCTGACCTGCCGATTACGGCCCAGTTGAATGTCCATTCTTGCCCTGTTCTGTGGATCCCTTATGTTTATGATGCCGCGAAGGGGTGATCCAACGCCAGTAGCAAGCCTGATTCAGTTACAAACAACACAGTCTGAAACCTACCGCTGATTCCGCACTGGTTTGGCTGCCAGAAGAACCGCCTTTTACGAAAAGCAGCGTAAAGCCCCCGGTTTCTAACCGGGGGATATAAGCGCACAGGCTGAATTTATTCAGCAACAGAAATAGTACATACAATAGTCCCCATGAAACGGGTCACCACCACACTCAAGCTCAAGTTTCTTGACCTCAATGCGGTCAAAGCAGAGATGTTCGACCAGACGGTTTGTGCGACAACCGAACTGGCAAACGAACTGCTCCGCATCAGTCCGAAGGAACGAAAAGCATTGACAACCGCCAAAGTGGTGACACCACTCAAGTCGGCCCTCTCCAACCAGGTGATTCGTGTCCTGAAGGGGAAAGCCGGCCAGCGGGTCAAACACTTCAAAGTGTTCTGGCCAGAGGTCAACAACCAAAACTGGAAGCTGCACAAAGTAGGTAGCACCTACTCGGTGAGTTTTCCCACGATTCAGGGTGACAAGCGGGTTCCCCTTGAGGTTAGCAGTTCCTACTATGCCGAGCGTCTTGAGCGCATCCTGGCCGAACAGGATTGTGAACGGGGAACCTTGAAACTCATGAAGCTACGGGGCTGTTGGTACGCGGTTGTATCTATCACTTGGGAAGTTCCCGAAGTGAAGAGTACGGAGCGACTGGGTGTTGACCGTGGGCAGAACCGTTTGGCAGTGGCGGCCACCCGTTGGGGTCGGGCGGTGTTTTTTGGGGGTGGAGAGGTAGCCTATCGTCGTCGTCGTTTCCAGAAGCGTCGTGCCCAGTTGCAACAGGCGGGTAAATACCGAGCACTCAAGCGACTGGAGCGCAAAGAAGCCCGTTGGATGAGGGCGGTCAACCACACCGTGAGCCGCCGCATTGTACGGTTTGCCAAGGCGGTGAATGCAGATGTGTGGATGGAAGACCTCTCGGGTATCCGCCAATCCAGACAGAGCCAGAAGGCGCGTTCGGATGCCGGGAAATCGCGCCATACCTGGTCGTACTACGACCTGGAGTGGAAGGTTGCCTACAAGCTGGAAATGGCGGGCAGGACGCTGCATAAACGTCCTGCTGCCTACACATCCAAAACCGACCACAGGACAGGATTGATTGGGAAAAGGAGTGGGCATTTGTTCACCGGGCAGGACGGGTATTGCTGTGATGCCGACTGGAATGCCGCAATGAACCTAGCCCAGTGGGACGGGTTTTCGTGTCCTTTGAGTCTAAAAGAAGCCCTGCCCGTAATAGGTAGGGTCGGCTCAGGGGATGGGGTAGTTGGCAATCCCCTGAACTCCATGAATCCCTCACAGCTTCAAGCTGTGGGGAGCTAGAAGGGAGAATCCCCCGGTTAGAAACCGGGGGAGTGTCAACCTAGATTCTTTCTGGAAGTGGTGTTCATCTGCTCCCGTAATCCTATAGGTAGGGGAGTGAAAATGTGCCCTTCTTGCAGACTGCCAAAACTGTGGCAGCGTTCGGATCCCCAGCGGAAGCCGTAGAGAGCAATATAGGCACACATGAGGGCATCCACTTGATCTTCGTAGTTTTTCAGGGAGCGACCTTTGAGGGATCCCACC
This genomic window contains:
- the purL gene encoding phosphoribosylformylglycinamidine synthase subunit PurL, with the translated sequence MPYTSTELKTHGLSPDEYQMILEQLGRDPNPNELAMFGVMWSEHCCYKNSRPLLKGFPTTGERILVGPGENAGVVDLGDGDRLAFKIESHNHPSAVEPFQGAATGVGGILRDIFTMGARPIALLNSLRFGPLSDPHNRRLLAGVVEGIAHYGNCSGVPTVGGELAVDLCYAGNPLVNVMALGLMETATVVKSGAQGVGNPVLYVGSTTGRDGIRGASFASAELSEHSQQDRPAVQVGDPFLGKCLIEACLEAFQTGAVVAAQDMGAAGITCSTSEMAAKGGVGIRFHLDQVPVRESGMQAWEYLLSESQERMLFVAQQGREQELIEIFHRWGLQASVAGEVLAEPVVEIWHQGSQVVNLPARSLAEDTPLYPRPILSEPPDYAQVAWQWDPNTLPSCDHRGIRLGSKQMDWGQVLLKLLASPNIASKAWVYRQYDHQVQNNTRLWPGQGDAAVIRIRPQAFGPGEVPPLPSSRKGVAATVDGNGRWVYLDPYEGAKAAVAEAARNLSCVGAEPLAVTDNLNFGNPENPVVYWQLALACRGIAEACRALGTPVTGGNVSLYNETRTAAGSQAIYPTPVIGMVGLVADLRYICGQGWQQAGDPIYLLGSTAQTTLGGSEYLAVLYEKVTGRPAAVDLELEKQVQASCRFGIRQGWVRSAHDCSDGGLAVALAEACISGGRGATIQMPNIPCQRWDHLLFGEGSSRILVAIDPLFQEAWETYLDSSLPGGWLRLGQVGTETDPLSLHWNGGDPLFSLSLQEMHSAFQGLFLTPVGP
- a CDS encoding GuaB3 family IMP dehydrogenase-related protein produces the protein MDIQLGRNRQVRRAYGLDEIALAPGRRTLDPSLVDTHFTLGGIQRQIPIIASAMDGVVDVKMAILLSELGAFGVLNLDGIQTRYRDPDEVLDKIAAVGKDEFVPLMQRLYSEPVKPDLIQERIQQIKAGGGIAAASSVPANAAQYGPLVAEAGGDLFFVQATVVSTHHKAPEGMELLDLAQFCHSMPIPVVVGNCVTYDVTLELMQAGAAGVLVGIGPGAACTSRGVLGVGVPQATAVADCAAAREQFLAQTGTYVPVIADGGLVTGGDICKAIACGADAVMIGSPLARAREAPGRGFHWGMATPSPVLPRGTRIQVGCTGTLEEILRGPARLDDGTHNLLGALRTSMATLGAANLREMQQVDICIAPSLLTEGKVYQKAQSLGMGK
- a CDS encoding RNA-guided endonuclease TnpB family protein — its product is MKRVTTTLKLKFLDLNAVKAEMFDQTVCATTELANELLRISPKERKALTTAKVVTPLKSALSNQVIRVLKGKAGQRVKHFKVFWPEVNNQNWKLHKVGSTYSVSFPTIQGDKRVPLEVSSSYYAERLERILAEQDCERGTLKLMKLRGCWYAVVSITWEVPEVKSTERLGVDRGQNRLAVAATRWGRAVFFGGGEVAYRRRRFQKRRAQLQQAGKYRALKRLERKEARWMRAVNHTVSRRIVRFAKAVNADVWMEDLSGIRQSRQSQKARSDAGKSRHTWSYYDLEWKVAYKLEMAGRTLHKRPAAYTSKTDHRTGLIGKRSGHLFTGQDGYCCDADWNAAMNLAQWDGFSCPLSLKEALPVIGRVGSGDGVVGNPLNSMNPSQLQAVGS